The nucleotide sequence AAATGGGCACATCTTTGACTATATATGACTATTTAAACGACTTATGGCTTTTATATGCGATATCAAGGTTATTACCCTGTTTGCGGCGTCCTTATAAAACAAGTAATGTAATAACTACATTCGCTGTTACCGGCACACATAATGATGAGTAAGGAAAAATAAGCACGTACcttatattgcatttaaactatCCGTACATtgttgaaataagtttatttgagAAGGAATTACCTCATTATTACTCAGTTAATCGGCTAGGcacaattcaaaattaaatactaTACTTTGTCAGAGGATTATACTACCCTTATACTTTGAGTTGGTAGAAAATTTAAAGGGTTGTTTAACGTAACTGGGCGTTAACGTTACTCTGACCTATGCATGAGCAGGGTTTCTCTACGTATACGACGTGTTATTaatcttaaaacaatataataaaaaacaaatattccgGTTGTGCGACGTATCTATAACACAAATTGGGACACAAATCTAGTTTGTTTTACTGACAATCTGCACTGTCGGACAATCCTTGCAAAAGTATGTAACCTTCCGCACATATATACCTCGCGGCTTACCCGATATGACCGAAATGTTTCTTTCGGGGTCAATAACATTCGAGCATTCGAACTAAAACACTAGAAACTAAACTAAAAACACCGAAAAAGCTGGATGGTTAAAAAGGGTCTTACAAATTCGCATTGGATTTCATATTAATTCGTCAGTTATAGCATGAAAAAACACTAAGAACTTTTACAAATGAttggttaaatccccgccaaatgcccccgcactccagggaccctaggtataAGGACCATTCCCCTGGGACCTtggggagggggcgtggttgcaattgactggtgcattagactGTTTTGTTAAGGAAACCGATCTAGCCAATTTGTGCGAAATAAAAACAACGTCTGGCGGGGACATTCGAACATACCCATCCCAAAAAGggataaaagataaacaattttaaagtaaaaatgattCCGCTTGTTCTAAAGTTTGATGGTCAATTTTCCATCTGTAACTCCAAGTTGAAGATCTAAAAACGAATCTTCTTAAGCAGACCTTTTTGAAATCGTTTCGAAACCTTGGAATAACGTGCGAGCCCAagaaggccaacagatcccttcagagaaaagcatgctcaaccctaAAGCTAGGGGTCGACTGGTCGTATATACCGTATATTCTCCATATTTGCATATAACCAACCAAGTACACCAACGTTCAAcgaacgcacttccgcctacagcgtAACgttacactttttttaaatcattacattGAAAGatgttgtatggttttaaacatttacgcGTGAGTGTGTAACATGGTTTTAGAAACGCTGCCGAACCATTGTAACCATACATctccattgttttatttccacGTGGTTTACACTTAGACTAGTATGCATACTCTTATGTCCAAAAGTTGGCCTCGATACTTATTATCCATTGCAAGGTAAAAAGGATATTCCCCAAACTCGTTTATAAATAACGTCTTTTTCGAACGAATAATAATGTTAACTTAACTTATTGCTAGGCGAAGGAAAACTGGTCTAAATCTGTAAAGGTTTTAATTGTGTACGACTCGATTGGTTTTAGATGAATGTTTCAATTGATCGCATTGACTAACTATGTTTTGCATCTACAACATATAGGATCGATATAATTCGATCGCAGGGCTAGATTATTACAAACAATTTCACAGATGaattatgtttgaaaagtttCTAGATGTTAATATGAACGATACATTCAGAATGGTATTATCTGGATAATGGTACGATTACGTTCGTATTCTCTTGAAATAGATGCTCGACGGTACATGTGTATAAGATTCTTGCCAGTTTTAAACTTTGGTATATCATTATGGTTGAATCTGAATACTTCTTTATGTCATGGTGTCCCTTTTACTTTGATATAAGTCTAGGATATAATATTTCCAGatcatgattattttttctttgaacacCCCATTCGTGAGCACAGCGGCAATTCCCGATATATGGTTAGACGTTTTGACTTGTCCGAGGAAAGGTGAGTGAAACAACATTCAGTGAATTAGcgtattatgaaatatttgacgAGTATCTTGATATTATTGCATAATGACAATCATGTGAATATTCtgcatttttattcaaacgtttttaatttaaagtaaatatgcAGCATGGAACATAATACTGTAACTCTTAGAACTCGCGGAATTGTATGACATGTCCAGAAATCGTCGTTGTGCAATAAATTAACCCTGGACAGATAAATAAGAacctttcaagatattcactTGAAAGGTGGTAGACATGTTGGCAGACACAATTCGCACATTGTTTAGCATGGCACATTGTTTAGCATGGCACATAGTTCtttgtttaatagtttttcAGTTATGCCCCCTTGTTtgactgtaaaaaaaaaaagggaACAAGTGAGCGTTGACATTTGTTCTGCAGCACATGTGATTGTCGTGTTAAAGCCATTTATATATGTTCGCATatacaaaaagtatatttttcattttttagcaAATTGTTTCAAGGCAGTGTACGAAATAGGCGGACTTGACAGAggggtaatgcaccagtcaattgtaaccccggccccctaggtccggggatagctgggccaatgggccgtgtttttaccttccaggtggccctgcagtgcctgGTGAATGTGTTGGTTTTGTATTCGCAACAAAATTAGCggagaatgggccttacctagggtccctggggttcaggggcatttggcagagattttaccagcagttcgtatCCGCATGGTGGAAATTTTACCAGGGCTTGGCTGGATTAAAAGTCcagtcccagctattccccggaggggggggggggggcgtcgTTACAATTGACTAATGCATAAGCCCTTGAAAAAATTCCGCCGGTCTTGCACAAACTTTCTTCAAGAAGCCCCACCTTCTTGTTGACGTTTTGTAAAGGAATCTAGCAGTTCTTTGATATTAGTAAAATTAATCATACTTTTTAATTGAAAGAGCCGTGATCAGCATTCTTCATTTTTATTGGGCAATAATTATAATGCTTGTGTGACATACTGTCAAAAAGAGTCAGTAAATATTGACATCTATCAGATTTGTTCAAAGTCGCTCTGATTGGTTAGCGAATGGCTCAGGTTCCTTTAATATTGTACCTTGCATgttgtttcatttatatcatttggtTATTTACATACCAGCGACATTGTTGTTTTCCGGGGAAATGTCTTTGGCAAGGCTGAGATATTTGCTAAACCAGGGAAAGAGTGTGTCAAAATCAGTTACAATAAAAAAGTGAggattaaaatcaaatgttgcGAACAAAATGATGTGCATTTGTAAAATCCCCTGTTTCTAATTTAATAGATTATATGTACTTGACAAGAGAGATACCAGTATCCTGAcagaatttgtttttaaaaatagtatgtGAGTACAACAGAATCTACGAGCTTGTAACTTTGTGTTCAGGCTTGTTATAATTTGGCTTCAACAAGCCCATGTTCCATGAAATCCGAATTTTGTAAACTGCCAaggtcaaaaaatgtttttgtatggtTAGGGTTAGTGCAGTGGTAGAATATTTTTGCCTCTTCGGTAATTGAAAGAGGGGGGGCATAGGAGTGTGGCATAAACATGCACCCTGCCCCTATTGTTTTTACCAGATTCGGGTCCTGTTTGGTTTTGGGAACTGAACCAGTAACATTGTACAACTGACATTATTTGGTTAGGTACAATgtataaaactttttatttcctGCCGAGAGGCGAAGGGAATATAATAATGGTAGTTGTGTTGGTGCTTACGGTCAATCTTATCTGGAGCATACCTTGAAATCTTCatttttaacttcaaacttcacatAAGACATATCTCATTTTGGAGAGTTGCAGTgcataagaaccataactcttggtGCAgtattctttgaaatattgccctttcttaatttttttaCGATCATTACTAGAAAAGTCATTGAGACATTGACTTTAAACGTCATATACAAAAAGATCTctttgaggagaagtgcagtgcacaggaaccataactaCATTGTATGATAGCAGTATTTTTTAGGCCTCTCAGGACATGAAACAAAGTCCATTACCTTTCCTGAAATTGGTAGTGTGTATAAATGAGAAGTTCTCTTTTAGCATTGGTTTAgaatgattttgatatttttcagactGCGCTGGCAAGGTGATGTCCTGGTTGCAGAGAGGTGTTACTTACTGTCGGCAGGTGACAGGAAGAGTAGCAGCAGGTTGTCTTACATCTCAGTACCAGGTCAGAAAAACAGTGTactttgtaaagaattttatttgttttggatGCTTTCCTGCCAAATATATTATCTATTGAGTGTTTGAAACTGTTCTCTCAAGTTGTTTTTTAGCTCTTCTGCTATTGAAGAAAATAGTCATGGTTTTGTGTGTCATAGCCTGGTGTGTTGTTGcgtaaatacttaaaataatctTGGCCATAACGCAAACAACATTGTTCAAGATATTCTgtaattcaaattaaacttggtacttACGCAAAAAAATAACAGAGGAACTTTGACATTAGCACCCAGCTCCTTGTCTTATAGCTATTATTAACTTTATCCATTGAAATGTATACTTATTAGTTTAAGGTATTACTAGCCAGTAGCTACAGTATGTTGTAAATTTGGATAtctttacaatgttttttttttctttgtgaaTAGCATGACAGTAAATGGGTGATCCTTTTAGTTAAATCCTACAAGATTTACATATCAGTCAAATTCAACAATGTTCCCACCCTCTTCCCTTACTGGATTAGTGTTAATCTTTTCCACCTGGTTATAATTAGTTTCTACCTCAATCTTTCCTACtccttttgacttactttgcGAGTATTTATCTATATCCCTGTGGTATGTAAACCTTCTGCTTAAAACATTAGGCCAGTCCTTGACCAAACATTTCCAGCAgactgggggtggggggggggggggggggggggctacaTACTTGTTTCAGCCTGTGCCGTTTTATTTGGCACTAGTTTGCTGTACCTCATGTAATGGTCAACATTCATTCAGCCATCAAGCCAGTTTTGACCAGTCATATTCTACCTCTTTTGGAGAATGAGTGTAAGACTTGGATAGAGGTTGGGGGAGGGGTAGCTTCAGAGttttatagaattttttttCAGCCGCTAAGCCAGTTTCATAGAGCCAAACCCAGCTGGTTTGTTGCCAATCAATGGGTTTTACCTACAGTTTCATGCCCCATCGGTAACTCGGCCCCAGTAAACTGCCCTTTTTTGAGCTAGTATTGAGCTATAGATACCGGTACCCTGTTACTAATCCTCAACCGCCTGCTTTCAGCCACCAAGCCAGGTATTGGCAAGTCAGATTCAACAGGTTCGATGCAAGTCTGTTGGTCCCAACTACAAGTTTGAGGTGCCTTCTCCTTATAAGAAGCCAGGACCAAGTCGACATGGGTACCAGCAGAAACTATATGATGGAGgttagttttctttttattagcTATTTGGCTCagttatattttatgttgtgCTTAGCTCAATGAATATTATTAGCTCTCTGTAGATTTCATATGAGTTTGGCAACTATAACTAATGTTGGGCAGGAAGGCTCAAATTTGCTGGTTTTAATAACTAGTAAATTATGTCAATGGAACTCTTGGGACAGAAACACTCAGGAGTAATTTTGGAATGTTATAGGATTGTTGAGAATCTTTAATCTCTTGATTTTGTCCtcaaatttttaaaattatcataCAATTTTTAAGCTTTActttttgaagaataaggagcaCTACACAACTCTTCCAGGCATTGGGGTGGTGTTGGCATCAAactctggttaaggttttgcatgtaagcaccttcaAGTCAATATCttagcaaatacatcatgtactGTGTTGAAACTTAGATATGGTTTCCCAaatatccaacctacttaattaatgaagtaagataacactgttttaaatatacttgTAATGTCAGTAAAGGGCCATTATCTTAGCAAAAACATTATGTAAAGCAGAGAAATTTTAGATATGGGTTCCCAAATAACCAGCCTACTTAATTCTAGCATACTcaataggcatttccggtgaattcagcgcTAGAAAATTCCATCTTGcaccccccatgccagatgagtctgGTGCTGTGACGTAAATACTTTCTATTTCTTTTTctatacactttatgtaaccataattatgagatttaaatagatgagttccattaactttaccaaaaatatacctttaaaaatgacaaaacaaaataaccctttaAAGACGTGATAGTGATGGAACTTCTTGATGTTTGCAGTGAATTAAAATAACTGCGCATCATGAcatcagtaaacatcatcgcagacgccttttggtgaaatgtacataaatgcgcttttctatgtatttttttttccacaatgtaatttaaggtgtccatgaaaatatatcaatcatgtgtttccttTCGGGATAGAAAAATGCAACtagggcacgctgcgtagcctgTAACTCAGCAAgtctcgttacctggcaacgcaggtacCCTCAGGTTGGATTTTTCTATCTGGAATGGAAACACATGACAGTTACTATTACAAATAGAGTTAGGTAACACTGTTTTGAATATACATGTTATGTCAATTGTGGGCCATTATCTCAGCAAAAACGTTATGTATTACATTGAAAGTTTATATATGGGTTCCCAAATATCCGgcctacttaattaatgaagtaagataacactgtTTTGAATATACCAATTATGGGCATATGGccaggttttgcatgtaagcacacataggttaatatcacagcaactactttatgtattgcattgacacTTTACACAacggtactcaaccatccaaacTTCTTGCATTAACAAGTTTGTtatctgtattttgcaaatttataatggccctttattatttgactgagcaattttggttaaggtatATCATGTAGCCCAACCAACAAACCTTCTTAATTGATCTAACTAGATTaatctatcttgcatataataaGAATTTTGCCCCCTAactattcaacatagaaattctggttaaggttatgcatgtattactaatatatCAGTCAATAACTCGGCAACAACTTGATGTACTGCATTAAAAAATTATACAATCAAGTATGATAGCTCTATCtggcatataatgcaaattttgccccttttttatttttagatattctggttaaggtgTTCCATGTTATCTAATTTTACAGAGATTCATCCATGTTTCACTAAACCTTTGCAATAGTTCAACTTATAAGCAGCCGAATAGTCGAGTTatgtgtctctgtgacagctcttgttataataatcttacatgtacatgtagtttcaattatttacagtgatcaaaaTAAGAATATGCCCTAAAGCTGTTGCACTAAATGAGCCCAGGCATTTTAAGAAGtctatgttttgttatacattaatttatatattacgGCTTATGGGTTATAAtctttaatgatatttataaacatacagtatttgggcttgttcagggcttatattcattaacatttcaGTCTTCATTAGTTTTGTCTCAGATTGAGTAAATCAAGTTTTAACATGATACgaaaaatgtgttaataatacttcatttgaaaaacaagttACATTTAACATACGCAGCAATTAAGCGTACAGATTTTCAGAGTCTCAATCTTTGACTTGAGACGttagttaatatgttttttatgactAAGTTTTATGTTGTCTTATATTTTCAGGTCCTCTTCCGAGAGGATTACCAAACAAAATAACCAGTCTTAAACCATACAAGCCGAAGAATAAATGGACACCCTCCCGTGCCCTCTTTGGAAGAAATGACTACATtggtaaaaacaaattttgtttcTACTCTAGCATAGTTTTGCTAATGTAGCTGTAACAGCTAGTGTATACTGCATGATAAATTaagtcataaatgctatgtcagaaagcaacattttgcttcgaattaAGACGTTAAACAAAGGTAACTTTTtgcttcaccattttaaataaaacaaaagcagtTTATGCCACTCCACCGCCTTCTTTTAATTAGGTGCTTAGTTTTCTCAAAGATTTTAATAaacctttttccaaaataatgttttgacagtgctccatcaggcagAGGTATTGgtaaaaggtttgttgaagtgttttaaggaACTAAACTTTTAATCAAACTAAAGACCAAAGatggggctctgtaagcggtgtagactgcgctatgtctcattttaaatggtgaagaagtagtaaagttatttttgttttttaaaatcttcattCCAAGATATTGCCATTCAAtgaagcatttatgacacaatttataaCCTGTTATACACACACAGTATAAAGGAGAAGCAATAGTGTTTATTGTATCCCGATAGATAAcattataacaggtttatgagattgtatatttttagctcgattattcgaagaataaaaagagctatcctagtcacccgagcgtcggcgtcggagtaaccacttatgttaaagtttgcgtaccacctcaaatattttcaaagtccattgacatatggctttgaaactgtacacacttgttcaccatcatgcccccaacctgtacacaggaggagataactctatcaagcattttgacaaaattatgcccctttttgtgtcgcctgaaaagacgacatataggggttacttttgtcggcggtggcggcggcgtccgtgtcccattttcgcttgtccggggtttatctcctaaactattagtggtatcaacttgaaacttcatatgtacatatatctaattgagggcaagtgcagtgcacaagaactgttgctcttgcttccatattttttagagttattgcccttagttatttttcatgcttaaagttttgtccggggcatatcttgtacaatataagagttatcaacttgaaacttcatatgtagatagatctcatggagggcaagtgcagtgcacaataacagtaactcttgctttcttagttttaaaattattgccctttgttaattttcatgcttaaagttttgtccggggcatatcttgaagaatataagaggtatcaacttgaaacttcatagttagatagatctcattgagggcaagtgcagtgcagaataacagtaactcttgctttcttagttttaaagttattgccctttgttaattttcatgcttaaagttttgtccggggcatatcttgaagaatataagaggtattaacttgaaacttcatagctagatagatctcattgagggcaagtgcagtgcacaataacagtaactcttgctttcttagttttaaagttattgccctttgttaattttcatgcttaaagttttgtccggggcatatcttgaagaatataagaggtatcaacttgaaacttcatagctagatggatctcattgagggcaagtgcagtgcacaagaaccgttactctcgctgccatatttttagagttattgccctttgttaattttcttgctaaagttttgtccgtggcatatctcgtaaactataggatgtttcaacctgaaacttattctgtaggtatatctgattgagggttcaaatgccacctacacttgaaagttaaatggcaacatcattgtctataaatgaataaaatgccaatctaacagctataatgtcgacagtaaataattcgtcaggcgacacatccgactcgcggagttctagttcaacttagaatttacgttaaagtttgcgtaccacctcaaatattttcaaagtccattaacatctggctttgaaactttgcacgatTGTTCAcaatcatgcccccaacctgtacacaggaggaggtaactctatcaagcattttgacaaaattatccccctttttcgacttaaaatttacgttcaagtttgcgtaccacctcgaatattttccaattcaatttatgtaaatatttcagcacatcatgtattgcattgaaatctaatctaacagtgatccatgcatgtttcgccaaaactttttaatccatacactgaaaagcagcggaatCGTCGAGcccgctgtctctgtgacagctatTGTTTAAAGCTCGAAATGTTTAAATCAGGAATCCTTGAAGTGAAGTCATTGTGCTAACAGGACAACCGTGATGTAG is from Mya arenaria isolate MELC-2E11 chromosome 9, ASM2691426v1 and encodes:
- the LOC128202966 gene encoding 39S ribosomal protein L51, mitochondrial-like, encoding MSWLQRGVTYCRQVTGRVAAGCLTSQYQPPSQVLASQIQQVRCKSVGPNYKFEVPSPYKKPGPSRHGYQQKLYDGGPLPRGLPNKITSLKPYKPKNKWTPSRALFGRNDYIDILGDSDLRPRDLLKAPFWLRGFNGNEMQKLIRQMGAEGHRIEQIYPSHYKRNWKRIDFLYKKYNQRRGKRIKNVISKNQTY